One stretch of Spartobacteria bacterium DNA includes these proteins:
- a CDS encoding iron-containing alcohol dehydrogenase, whose product MTIESVKPIAPFDYHIPTRVLFGAGKLDQLATEQLFGKKALIVISNGTSMKKNGYLERVQALLAKQSIDSVVFDKVCANPTKQHVMEGAALAKAEGCDFVIGLGGGSSIDSAKSIAIMAKNPGDYWDYIHGGSGKGQPVEGGVLPIVAITTTAGTGTEADPWTVITKTDTNEKIGFGTAETFPKLSIVDPELMLTVPKNMTVYQGFDAFFHAAEGVIASIATPVSDLYALKSMALVNKSLPVVVADGSNLAARTDIALANTLSGFVESTSSCTSEHSMEHALSAHHPQLPHGAGLIMLSVAYFSFFADKVPERFIEMAKAMGKNVEGVAEKDQPMLFVDALKELIEKCGASDLKMSDYGIKADELETLARNAHDTMAGLFCMDRYTLSFEETVEIMRNAYK is encoded by the coding sequence ATGACAATTGAATCTGTGAAGCCTATAGCCCCCTTTGATTATCATATCCCTACCAGAGTTCTGTTTGGCGCGGGAAAGCTCGATCAGCTGGCAACCGAGCAGTTGTTCGGGAAGAAGGCGCTGATTGTCATCAGTAACGGGACGTCGATGAAGAAGAACGGCTATCTGGAACGCGTTCAGGCATTATTAGCCAAACAGAGCATTGACTCGGTTGTTTTTGACAAGGTTTGCGCCAATCCCACCAAGCAGCATGTTATGGAAGGTGCCGCACTGGCAAAAGCGGAAGGATGCGATTTCGTGATTGGTCTCGGCGGCGGCAGCAGCATTGATTCTGCTAAAAGTATCGCCATTATGGCGAAAAACCCCGGTGATTATTGGGATTACATCCATGGCGGTTCCGGCAAAGGACAGCCTGTGGAAGGGGGCGTACTTCCGATTGTGGCGATCACTACCACCGCCGGTACGGGCACCGAAGCCGATCCCTGGACGGTGATCACTAAAACGGATACCAATGAAAAAATTGGATTTGGTACCGCCGAAACCTTTCCTAAACTGTCCATTGTTGATCCGGAGTTGATGCTGACGGTGCCGAAAAATATGACCGTCTATCAGGGATTTGATGCCTTTTTCCACGCTGCGGAAGGCGTGATTGCCAGCATTGCCACCCCTGTCAGTGATCTATATGCTCTCAAGAGCATGGCGCTGGTGAATAAAAGTTTGCCCGTTGTTGTGGCCGATGGTTCCAATCTGGCCGCCAGAACCGATATTGCGCTGGCGAATACCCTGTCCGGTTTTGTGGAATCAACCTCCAGCTGTACCTCTGAACACTCCATGGAACATGCCCTGTCAGCACATCATCCCCAGCTGCCTCACGGTGCCGGACTGATTATGCTGTCGGTGGCCTACTTCTCCTTCTTTGCGGATAAGGTGCCGGAACGTTTTATCGAAATGGCCAAAGCTATGGGAAAAAATGTCGAAGGTGTGGCCGAAAAGGATCAGCCCATGCTGTTTGTCGATGCATTGAAGGAGCTCATTGAAAAATGCGGCGCCAGCGATCTGAAAATGTCGGATTACGGTATCAAGGCCGATGAACTGGAGACACTTGCCCGCAATGCCCATGATACCATGGCCGGCTTGTTCTGCATGGATCGCTACACGCTTTCCTTTGAGGAAACCGTGGAAATTATGCGCAATGCGTATAAGTAG